CTTGCGCCTCCTGCGCTCTGGCCGCGCTGCCGGGGAAAACCGTCAGTTCAACGCGGCGCCGTGGCGCGCTTGGCGCGCACTTCCTCGAGCTGGGCACACAGGCGCTCGGCACCGTCGAGCAGGCGCGGGGTGTGGCGCTGGATCAAATCGGGCGGGATGAAGTAGAGGTTGCCGGCGGCGCTTGCCGCCAGGTCGGGCCAGCGCTTCCACTGGTCCAGCCATTCCGGCCGCGCGTCGGCCATGCCGCTGGCGACGATCGCCTCCGGGTTGGCGGCGAGCACCGCTTCGGTGCCGATGCGCGGCGCCAGCGGCCCGAGGCCGCCGAACACGTTGACGCCGCCGCACAGGCGGATCGCGTCCGAGATCACCTGTTCGTCGTTGATCGTCGTCAGCGGCTGGTTCCAGACCTGGTAGAAAAGCCGCACCGGCGGGCGCGTGCCATAGCGCGCGGCGAGCGCCGCGCGGCGCTGGCGGAAGGCCGCGGCGGCGGCGTTGGCGACGTCCCCGGTGCCAGCGAGGCGGCCGAACTGCTCCAGGCTCTGCGCCACCGCCTCCAGGCTGCGCGGCTCGTTGACGTACACCGGGATGCCGAGCGCGGCGAGACGTTCGAGGTGGGCGTCGCGGTTGCCGCTCTTCCAGGCGATCACCAGGTCCGGCTTCAGCGCGGCCACCGCCTCGAGGTCCACCCGGGGGTAGGTGCCCACCTGCGGCAGCGTGGCGGCGGCCGGCGGATAGTCGCTGTGGGCCACCACGCCGACCACCTTGCCGCCCGCGCCGGCGGCGAACAGCAGTTCGGTGATGTGCGGCGCGAGGCTGACGATGCGCTGCGCCGGGTGTTCGAGGCGCAGCGGGCGGCCGGTGTCGTCGGTGACTTCGACCGCGGCGTGGGCGAGGGCCGCGGCCAGGGTGGCGAGGAAGAGGGAGAACAGGCGAAGCGCGGTGCGGCGTCTCATGGCGTGAAGGCGCGCTGCGCCGGCCGGAAGTCGAAAGCGCGCATGTTACGTGAAGTGCCAGCGCTTGCCCGCACCGTGGCCCGGCCCGCGCGCCCGCCGCTCCCGTTCCGCCTTGCGCGGCCCGAGCCGGGCCTGCCACACTTGGAGCGCCGTTTCCGTGAATCCATGACTGCCATGTCCCTGCCCGAACTCGCCCGCTTCCGCCCCGGTCCGCTGCCGGGCCACGTATACCTGGTCGGCGCGGGCCCCGGCGATCCCGAACTCTTCACCCTGCGCGGCGCCCGCCTGCTCGGCGGCGCGGACGTCGTCGTGTACGACAACCTGGTCAGCCCGGCCATCGTCGATCTCGCACCGGCCGGCGCGCAGCGCATCTACGTCGGCAAGAAGGCCGCCGACCACACGCTGCCGCAGGACGAGATCAATGCCCTGCTAGTGCGCCTGGCCGGCGCCGGCAAGCGCGTCGTGC
This DNA window, taken from Thauera sp. K11, encodes the following:
- a CDS encoding cobalamin-binding protein; the encoded protein is MRRRTALRLFSLFLATLAAALAHAAVEVTDDTGRPLRLEHPAQRIVSLAPHITELLFAAGAGGKVVGVVAHSDYPPAAATLPQVGTYPRVDLEAVAALKPDLVIAWKSGNRDAHLERLAALGIPVYVNEPRSLEAVAQSLEQFGRLAGTGDVANAAAAAFRQRRAALAARYGTRPPVRLFYQVWNQPLTTINDEQVISDAIRLCGGVNVFGGLGPLAPRIGTEAVLAANPEAIVASGMADARPEWLDQWKRWPDLAASAAGNLYFIPPDLIQRHTPRLLDGAERLCAQLEEVRAKRATAPR